GATCTCGGGCTTCGCCCGCCTGTCGCTGCTGGGCTCGTTCCTGCAGATCGCGTTCTCGCTGGCGCTCGGCGTGTTCGGGGAACTCCCCGAGCTGTGGAAGCTCGCCCGGGGCATCGACCCGATCGGCAACGTGCAACTCGTCGTCAGTGCCGACGGCCGCACGATGAAGCTCAATGGCCCCATCGGCGCCGGCGACGCGGGCCGGCTCGGCTCGCTGCTCGAAGCCTCCCCGGCCGTGCGCCTGCTGGAGGTCGCCTCGCCCGGCGGACGCGTGACCGAAGCCGAACGCATGGTCCAGCTGCTCCGCCAGCGCGGCGTCGGCACGCGCGCCACCGGCAATTGCGAGAGCGCCTGCACGCTGGTCTTCCTGGCGGGCAACAGGCGCCAGCTGATGCCGGGCGCCCAGCTCGGCTTCCACCGCGCCACCAGCGGCTCCTTCAATCCGGCCTTCGACGAGATCGCCAACCAGGAGCTTGCACGCACGTACCGCCGCATGGAGCTGCCGGAGGAATTCATCCAGAAGACGCTCAGCACGCCGGCGCGCACCATGTGGTATCCGCCAGCCGTCGACCTGGTGCGTCACTCGCTGATCCAGCCGCCGCCCAAGACGCTGGACGTCGCCCTGCCCGACGGCGACAAGCCCGGAGAGTTCGCGCCGCTGAGCGAGTACGTCAACGCGCTGCGCGCGAGCGACGCGTGGTTCCGGCTCGACCAGCGCTTCCCCGGTTTGATCGACGACGCGGCGGGCCGCATGCGCGCGGCCCATGTGGGGCTGGCCGGCTCGGAACATGCCGTCGACGGCGCGCAGATCGCGGCCCAGGGCGCGCTCGCCCCCAACGTGCGCGAGATGCTGCTCACCGGCTCGCGCGACCTGCGCCGCCGCTACCTGCAGGTGCTGCGCGCGCAGCTGACCGCCGCGCAGGCGCTGGGCGCCGAGACCTGCCAGTCCTGGCTGTCGGGATCGCCGGTGCCGCGCCGGCTGCTACCGGAAGATGCCATGGCGCTGGAGGCCCTCTGGCTCACCGACGCCGCCGGCGAGGCGCTCCCCACGCGCGCCCGCACGTCGCAGGCGACGCCGCTGGAACTCGAGGTGGTGAGCCGGACCGTCGGCGCCACTGCGGCGGGCGCGTTCTCCAAGCTGTGGACCGAAGGCACGGCAGGGTCCGCGCCCATCACGTGCGAGCGTGCCGGACAGGTGCTCGATCACATCCAGCGTCGCACCGTCGGCGCGCCGCGTGAGCTGGCGGAGCGGGTGGTGTTCCAGAACGCGCGCTGAGGCGGCAGCCGCGCGCGGCCACCACGTCACACCACGAAGAAGGCCCTCGTCAGAGGGCCTTTCCGTTTCCGGGGATACGAGGGGGAATGCGACGCAGCGGTCCGCGCCGCCGGTCAGTCTTCTTCGCCGAGGCCGGCCGCCGTCTTCGCGCGGATACGCGCGTGGTGGTAGGCCCCTTGCGGGATGTGCAGCAGATCGGCGATGCGCCACATCGTGTGGCGCTCGATGTCGCCGAGCTTGCCGTCGGCATAGGCCACGCCCCACATCAGTTCGATCAGGCGCAGCTTCGCGGACATGTCCCAGCGCTCGTCGACCGGCGAGGTGAAGGCGAACAGGTCGGATGCGGTGCGGGCGGTGCGCTCGGCCTGCGCGGTCAGCGCGTCGGCTTCATCGTCCGGCAGCGCGAACAGCGCCGTCAGCGCCTTGCGCACCGCGGCGCGCTCGACGCCGGAGAAATCGGCGTCCGAGCGCATCACCTCGACCAGCAGCACCGCGGCCGCCAGCGGCAGCGACGGCGCGACGACCCGCGAGCCGCCGAACGCGTCGTCCGGCACCAGCGTGTCGAAGAGATCGGTGAGCGACTTGAACATGCCTCGATGGTGGCATGTGGCGAGGGCCAGGGCTTATGCCGTGCTTAAGCCGCTGGCCCTCACCCCTCACCCCTGCCCTCTCCCGCAAGCGGGAGAGGGAGAAGCGCGGATCACCGCACCTTGCCGTCCTTCCACGCATTCAGCAGCTTCTCGTAGGCGATCGTCTCGCCCTTGGGCTTCTCGTTGGCCAGCTTGGCCCACGGCGCACCCTTGTCGGACAGCCACTTCTTCGGGTCTTCCTTCTTGTTGAGCTTGGGCGCGCACTTGGCCATGCCCGCGCGCTCCAGACGCGCCATGACCGCGTCCATCTCGTCCGCCAGCGTGTCCATCGCGGCCTGCGGCGTCTTCTCGCCGGTCACCGCCTGGGCCACGTTCTTCCACCACAGCTGCGCCAGCTTCGGATAGTCCGGCACGTTGGTGCCCGTCGGCGTCCACGCCACGCGCGCCGGCGAGCGGTAGAACTCGATCAGGCCGCCGTACTTGTTGGCGTTCTTGGTGAAGTAGTCGCTGCGGATGTCGCTGTCGCGGATGAAGGTCAGACCCTGGATGCTCTTCTTCAGGCTCACCGACTTCGCCGTCACGAACTGCGCGTACAGCCACGCTGCCGCGGTGCGGTTGGCGTCATGCCCGCTGAAGAAGGTCCAGCTGCCCACGTCCTGGTAGCCGTTCTGCATGCCGTCCTTCCAGTACGGGCCGTTCGGTCCGGGCGCCATGCGCCACTTCGGCGTGCCGTCGGCGTTCACCACCGGCAGACCCGGCTTGACCATGTCCGCCGTGAAGGCCGTGTACCAGAAGATCTGCTGCGCGATCTGACCCTGCGCCGGCACCGGACCCGATTCCCCGAAGGTCATCCCGGTGGCTTCCTTGGGCGCGTACTTCTTCATCCAGTCGACGTACTTGGTCAGTGCGTAGACCGCCGCCGGCGAGTTGGTCGCACCGCCGCGCGCCACCGAGGCGCCCACCGGCGTGCATTTGTCGTCGGCGACGCGGATGCCCCACTCGTCGACCGGCATGCCGTTGGGGATGCCCTTGTCCGCCGCGCCGGCCATCGACAGCCACGCGTCGGTGAAGCGCCAGCCCAGCGACGGGTCCTTCTTGCCGTAGTCCATGTGACCGTAGATCGGCTTGCCGTCCAGCGTCTTCACGTCGTTCGAGAAGAACGCGGCGATGTCCTCGTACGCGCTCCAGTTCAGCGGCACGCCCAGGTCGTAGCCGTACTTGGCCTTGAACTTGTCCTGCAGGTCCTTGCGCGCGAACAGGTCGGCGCGGAACCAGTACAGGTTGGCGAACTGCTGGTCGGGCAGCTGGTAGAGCTTGCCGTCCGGCGCCGTGGTGAAGCTGGTGCCGATGAAGTCCTTCAGGTCCAGGCCCGGATTGGTCCACTCCTTGCCCGCGCCGGTCATGTAGTCGGAGAGATTCATGATCTTCCCGTACCGGTAGTGCGTGCCGATCAGGTCGGAGTCGGAGATCCAGCCGTCGTAGATGCTCTTGCCCGACTGCATCGAGGTCTGCAGCTTCTCGACGACGTCGCCTTCCTGGATCAAGTCGTGCTTGACCGTGATGCCGGTGATCTCGGCGAAGGCCTTGGCCAGCACCTTGCTCTCGTACTCGTGCGTGGTCAGGGTCTCGGACACCACCGAGATCTCCTTCACGCCCTTGGCCTGGAGCTTCTTGGCCGCCTCGATGAACCACTTCATCTCAGCCGTCTGCTTGTCCTTGGACAGCGTCGACGGCTGGAATTCGCTGTCGATCCACTTCTTCGCCTCGGCCTCGCCCGCCCATGCGGCGTTCGCTCCCAACGCCAGCAATGCGGCCACGGCCAGCGCTGAATACTTGCTCTTGTTCACGCTTGTCTCCTGTGTCTGTCGAATCTCCCCCTGCTTGAGGACGAATCGCGGCTCCGGGGGAACGGGAAAGCCGAATTCCTTGAAGCTTCAACTACTCGATCAACGGCATCACCGCCGCTCAACCCTTGCGCAGGATCAGTCCCAGCACCAGCATCGATGCGACGAAGCTGAACCAGACGCTGGGCTCGGCTTCCAGCTGGAACCATTCCATCATCTTCGCGCCCAGGCCGACGAAGGCCAGGTTGATGTACGCGGCCGTCAGCAGGCCGATGAACAGCCGGTCGCCGCGCGTCGTGCGCATCGGCAGCCAGCCCTTGCGCAGCGTCGTCGGCGACTTGATCTCCCACACCGTCATGCCGACCAGCATCAGCACCACGCAGCTGAAGAAGACGGCCACCGGCGTGGTCCACACCATCCAATCGAACATCGTGGACCTCCTTTAGACGCGACCCATCGCAAAGCCTTTTGCGATGTAGTGACGGACAAACCAGATGACGATCGCGCCCGGCACGATGGTCAGCGTACCGGCGGCGGCCAGCGTCGCCCAGTCCATGCCGGAGGCGCTGACGGTACGCGTCATCGTCGCGACGATGGGCTTGGCGTTGACGCTGGTCAGCGTGCGCGCCAGCAGCAGCTCCACCCAGCTGAACATGAAGCAGAAGAACGCCGCCACGCCCACGCCCGCCTTGATGAGCGGCAGGAACACGGTCAGGAAGAAGCGCGGGAACGAGTAGCCGTCGATATAGGCGGTCTCGTCGATCTCGCGCGGGATGCCGCTCATGAAGCCTTCCAGGATCCACACCGCCAACGGCACGTTGAACAGCAGATGTGCCAGCGCCACCGCGATGTGCGTGTCCATCAGCCCCAGCGTCGTGTAGAGCTGGAAGAAGGGCAGCAGGAACACCGCCGGCGGCGTCATGCGGTTGGTCAGCAGCCAGAAGAACACGTGCTTGTCGCCGAGGAAGGAATAGCGGCTGAACGCATACGCGGCCGGCAGCGCCACGGCGACCGAGATCACCATGTTGATGCCGACGTAGATCAGGCTGTTGATGTAGCCGCTGTACCAGGACGGGTCGGTGAAGATGGTCTTGTAGCTGGCCAGCGAGAAGTGCTGCGGCCAGAGGCTGAAGCTGGAGAGGATCTCCTCGTTGGTCTTGAAGCTCATGTTGACCATCCAGTAGATGGGCAGCAGCGCGAAGAGCAGGTACGCGATCAGGAAGATCGTGCGCTTGCGGAAACGACGTTCATCCATGAGCGCTCTCCGTCTTGTCTTGAGTGCCCAGCGATTGCATCCAGTTGTAGAGGATGAAGCAGAGCAGCAGGATGATCAGGAAGTAGATCAGCGAGAACGCCGCCGCCGGGCCGAGATCGAACTGGCCGACCGCCTTCTGCGTCAGGTACTGGCTGAGGAAGGTGGTCGCGTTGCCGGGACCGCCGCCGGTGAGGACGAAGGGCTCGGTGTAGATCATGAAGCTGTCCATGAAGCGCAGCAGCACCGCGATCATCAGCACGCCCCGCATCTTGGGCAGCTGGATGTAGCGGAACACGGCGAACTTGCTGGCGCCGTCGATGCGCGCCGCCTGGTAGTAGGCATCGGGGATGGAGCGCAGTCCGGCGAAGCACAGCAGCGCCACCAGCGGCGTCCAGTGCCACACGTCCATGATGAGCACGGTGACCCACGCGTCGGTCGCGTCGCCGGTGTAGTTGTAGTCGACGCCCAGCGCCTGGAGCGAGGCGCCGAGCAGCCCGATGTCCGCGCGGCCGTAGATCTGCCAGATCGTGCCGACGACGTTCCAGGGAATCAGCAGCGACAGCGCCACGATCACCAGCACCAGCGACGAACGCCAGCCCTGCGCCGGCATCGACAGCGCCAGGCAGATGCCCAGCGGGATCTCGACCAGCAGCACCGCCAGCGAGAAGCCGAGCTGCCGCAGCAGCGCGCCGTGGAGCTCCTCGTCGCGCATCACCGCGGCGAACCACTCGGTGCCGACGAAGACGCGCCGCTCCGGCGAGATGATGTCCTGCACCGAGTAGTTCACCACCGTCATCAACGGCAGGATGGCCGAGAAGGCCACGCAGATGAACACGGGCAGGACGAGGAACCAGGCCTTCTGGTTGATCGGTTTCATGCGAGGCCCTCCGTGGTCGCCGCGATCAATCGCTCGTCGGCGCCGTAGAAGCAGGTGTGGGGATTGAGCACGCGCAGCGCCACGGTGGCGCCGGCGTCGGGCGGCTGCGCATGGGCGGACAGCCGCGCCTTCAGCGTGTGCGGGCCGACCTTCGCGGTGAGCAGCCAGTAGGTGCCGATGTCCTGGACCTGGCTGACCACGCCGGTGATCGTGCCGGGCAGCGCGGGGACGCCGTCGCTCACGTCGTCGACCTCCACGTACTCGGGCCGGATGCCCACCATGAACGGCTCCGCGCGCGACAGCGCCGCGCCGGAATCCGGCGGCACCGAGCCGGCGACCGGCTGGCCCGCGACGCTCAGACCCCCGCCGTCCTCCAGCGCCGCCGGCAGGAAGTTCATGCCCGGCGAGCCGATGAAGTGGCCGACGAAGCGGTGGCTGGGGCGCTCGAACAGCTCGCCCGCCGAGCCGACCTGCACCGCGCGGCCGCGCGTCATGACGACGATCTGGTCCGCGAAGGTCAGCGCCTCGACCTGGTCGTGGGTGACGTAGATCAGCGTGAGCTTGAGCTCGTTGTGGATCTGCTTGAGCTTGCGGCGCAGCTGCCACTTGAGGTGAGGATCGATGACGGTCAGCGGCTCGTCGAAGAGCACCGCCGAGACGTCCTCGCGCACCAGTCCGCGGCCCAGCGAGATCTTCTGCTTCGCATCGGCGGACAGGCCCGAGGCGCGCTGGTTCAGCTGGCCGTTGAGTTCCAGCATCTCGGCGATCTTGCCGACGCGCGCCTTGATCTTGTCCGCCGCCACGCCGCGGTTGCGCAGCGGGAAGGCGAGGTTCTCGGCCACCGTCATCGTGTCGTAGATGACGGGGAACTGGAAGACCTGCGCGATGTTGCGCTGCTGCGGCGTCAGCGCGGTCACGTCGCGGCCGTCGAAGCGCACGCTGCCCTGCGAGGGCCGCAGCAGTCCGGAGACGATGTTCAGCAGCGTCGTCTTGCCGCAGCCCGACGGGCCGAGCAGCGCGTAGGCGCCGCCGTCCTCGAAGCTCATCTTCAGCGGCAGCAGCGCGTAGTCGCTGTCCTCCTTCGGATCGGGACGGTACGCGTGGGCGAGGTCCAGGTCGATGCGGGCCATCAGCGGGCTCCCCGGCGCTCGGGGGCGCGTGTCAGCAGGCCGGCCGCGTCGAAGACGTGGACGTGGGCGGCGTTGAGGTACAGCGTCAGCGGGGCGCCGAGCTCGAAGTCGTGCACGCCGGTCAGCTGCGCGACCAGCTCGCCGATCTGCGTGCGCGCGTGGACGAAGGTGTCGGAGCCGGAGATCTCGGCCAGCTCGACCTCGCCCTGGATCGCGATGTCGCCGGGTCGCTGCGTGACGTGCAGCGCGCTGGCGCGCACGCCCACCGTCACGCCGCCCTGCCCCGGCAGCGCCAGGTCGAGCCCGGGCCGCAACTGCAGCCGGTCGCCCATGCCTTGCGCGATGAGCAGGTTCATCGGCGGATCGCTGAAGGCGCGCGCGACGCGCAGCGACGCGGGACGATGGAAGACTTCGGCGGTCGGGCCGTACTGCAGCAGCTCGCCGGCATCCATCACCGCGGTGTAGCCGCCGAGCTGGAGCGCCTCGGCCGGCTCGGTGGTCGCGTAGACCACGGTCGATTCACCGGCGGCGAAGAGCTGTCCGAGTTCCTCGCGCAGTTCCTCGCGCAGCTTGTAGTCGAGGTTCACCAGCGGCTCGTCGAGCAACATCAGCGGCGCCTGCTTGGCCAGCGCACGAGCGAGCGCGACGCGCTGCTGCTGGCCGCCGGACAGCTGCGCGGGGAGCTTGTCGAGGTGCATCTCGATGTGGAGCTTGTCGGCGAGCGCATCGACCCGCTTGCGGATGGCGTCGCGGTCGAGCTTGCCGCGCAGCTTCAGCGGCGACGCGATGTTGTCGCGCACGCTCATCGACGGGTAGTTGATGAACTGCTGGTAGACCATCGCGACGTCGCGCTTGCGCACCGGCCAGCCGGTGACGTCCGTGCCGTCGACCGTCACCGTGCCGTCGCTGGGCTTGTCCAGGCCCGCCATCAGGCGCATCAGCG
This genomic stretch from Mitsuaria sp. 7 harbors:
- a CDS encoding carbohydrate ABC transporter permease, coding for MKPINQKAWFLVLPVFICVAFSAILPLMTVVNYSVQDIISPERRVFVGTEWFAAVMRDEELHGALLRQLGFSLAVLLVEIPLGICLALSMPAQGWRSSLVLVIVALSLLIPWNVVGTIWQIYGRADIGLLGASLQALGVDYNYTGDATDAWVTVLIMDVWHWTPLVALLCFAGLRSIPDAYYQAARIDGASKFAVFRYIQLPKMRGVLMIAVLLRFMDSFMIYTEPFVLTGGGPGNATTFLSQYLTQKAVGQFDLGPAAAFSLIYFLIILLLCFILYNWMQSLGTQDKTESAHG
- a CDS encoding carbohydrate ABC transporter permease; protein product: MDERRFRKRTIFLIAYLLFALLPIYWMVNMSFKTNEEILSSFSLWPQHFSLASYKTIFTDPSWYSGYINSLIYVGINMVISVAVALPAAYAFSRYSFLGDKHVFFWLLTNRMTPPAVFLLPFFQLYTTLGLMDTHIAVALAHLLFNVPLAVWILEGFMSGIPREIDETAYIDGYSFPRFFLTVFLPLIKAGVGVAAFFCFMFSWVELLLARTLTSVNAKPIVATMTRTVSASGMDWATLAAAGTLTIVPGAIVIWFVRHYIAKGFAMGRV
- a CDS encoding RDD family protein, which translates into the protein MSNQSVGLAPRALAMVIDGVLMIAASTLLMWAVYGDPVSKWNDLRPGTIAINWLLPLIVCVVFWSWQGATPGKLVAGLKVVDARTGERPTPVQAVIRWIGYLLSTIPLFAGFLWARVDAEGRTWHDRLSRTAVERSRPAPANGEGLLIGYIASHWRGEQSLAQSFWINHVLLTWPLAAGVQGLVAWLATKSDGLQGVAIALLIVWPLLIIVEIWSAVGTWRSVRGYVDAGGSYLISGFARLSLLGSFLQIAFSLALGVFGELPELWKLARGIDPIGNVQLVVSADGRTMKLNGPIGAGDAGRLGSLLEASPAVRLLEVASPGGRVTEAERMVQLLRQRGVGTRATGNCESACTLVFLAGNRRQLMPGAQLGFHRATSGSFNPAFDEIANQELARTYRRMELPEEFIQKTLSTPARTMWYPPAVDLVRHSLIQPPPKTLDVALPDGDKPGEFAPLSEYVNALRASDAWFRLDQRFPGLIDDAAGRMRAAHVGLAGSEHAVDGAQIAAQGALAPNVREMLLTGSRDLRRRYLQVLRAQLTAAQALGAETCQSWLSGSPVPRRLLPEDAMALEALWLTDAAGEALPTRARTSQATPLELEVVSRTVGATAAGAFSKLWTEGTAGSAPITCERAGQVLDHIQRRTVGAPRELAERVVFQNAR
- a CDS encoding ABC transporter substrate-binding protein — its product is MNKSKYSALAVAALLALGANAAWAGEAEAKKWIDSEFQPSTLSKDKQTAEMKWFIEAAKKLQAKGVKEISVVSETLTTHEYESKVLAKAFAEITGITVKHDLIQEGDVVEKLQTSMQSGKSIYDGWISDSDLIGTHYRYGKIMNLSDYMTGAGKEWTNPGLDLKDFIGTSFTTAPDGKLYQLPDQQFANLYWFRADLFARKDLQDKFKAKYGYDLGVPLNWSAYEDIAAFFSNDVKTLDGKPIYGHMDYGKKDPSLGWRFTDAWLSMAGAADKGIPNGMPVDEWGIRVADDKCTPVGASVARGGATNSPAAVYALTKYVDWMKKYAPKEATGMTFGESGPVPAQGQIAQQIFWYTAFTADMVKPGLPVVNADGTPKWRMAPGPNGPYWKDGMQNGYQDVGSWTFFSGHDANRTAAAWLYAQFVTAKSVSLKKSIQGLTFIRDSDIRSDYFTKNANKYGGLIEFYRSPARVAWTPTGTNVPDYPKLAQLWWKNVAQAVTGEKTPQAAMDTLADEMDAVMARLERAGMAKCAPKLNKKEDPKKWLSDKGAPWAKLANEKPKGETIAYEKLLNAWKDGKVR
- a CDS encoding ABC transporter ATP-binding protein, translated to MARIDLDLAHAYRPDPKEDSDYALLPLKMSFEDGGAYALLGPSGCGKTTLLNIVSGLLRPSQGSVRFDGRDVTALTPQQRNIAQVFQFPVIYDTMTVAENLAFPLRNRGVAADKIKARVGKIAEMLELNGQLNQRASGLSADAKQKISLGRGLVREDVSAVLFDEPLTVIDPHLKWQLRRKLKQIHNELKLTLIYVTHDQVEALTFADQIVVMTRGRAVQVGSAGELFERPSHRFVGHFIGSPGMNFLPAALEDGGGLSVAGQPVAGSVPPDSGAALSRAEPFMVGIRPEYVEVDDVSDGVPALPGTITGVVSQVQDIGTYWLLTAKVGPHTLKARLSAHAQPPDAGATVALRVLNPHTCFYGADERLIAATTEGLA
- a CDS encoding TerB family tellurite resistance protein, with protein sequence MFKSLTDLFDTLVPDDAFGGSRVVAPSLPLAAAVLLVEVMRSDADFSGVERAAVRKALTALFALPDDEADALTAQAERTARTASDLFAFTSPVDERWDMSAKLRLIELMWGVAYADGKLGDIERHTMWRIADLLHIPQGAYHHARIRAKTAAGLGEED
- a CDS encoding DUF2160 domain-containing protein, giving the protein MFDWMVWTTPVAVFFSCVVLMLVGMTVWEIKSPTTLRKGWLPMRTTRGDRLFIGLLTAAYINLAFVGLGAKMMEWFQLEAEPSVWFSFVASMLVLGLILRKG
- a CDS encoding ABC transporter ATP-binding protein, coding for MELTLRGVSHKVGAQQHLYPMDLRLVPNAVTVLLGATQAGKTTLMRLMAGLDKPSDGTVTVDGTDVTGWPVRKRDVAMVYQQFINYPSMSVRDNIASPLKLRGKLDRDAIRKRVDALADKLHIEMHLDKLPAQLSGGQQQRVALARALAKQAPLMLLDEPLVNLDYKLREELREELGQLFAAGESTVVYATTEPAEALQLGGYTAVMDAGELLQYGPTAEVFHRPASLRVARAFSDPPMNLLIAQGMGDRLQLRPGLDLALPGQGGVTVGVRASALHVTQRPGDIAIQGEVELAEISGSDTFVHARTQIGELVAQLTGVHDFELGAPLTLYLNAAHVHVFDAAGLLTRAPERRGAR